In Pseudomonas grandcourensis, the DNA window CTTTACCGGGCCGGGATGCTTGTCGCAGGCGCCCGTGCTTTTTTCGACATGGGCAGCCTTGCGGCTGTTGATGAAGACGTTGGGCGACGCGGTGACGATGGTCCCCGCGGGTGAAGAAAACATACTGCCTATCTTCTCCCCGGCCGCGGTGAGCAGGCTACCTCCGACGCCTGCGGCCAAGCCCGCCAACAAAGCCACGCCAAACCCACAGGTGAACGTCGCGATCGCCACCGTAGCGATTAACGCTATACCGAGCGCCGCGCCGATGAGAAATCCGCCCAGGGCGCTGGTGTGCGACAGTTCATCGCCAAACCTTGCGGCTTCGAACATGGCCGTTACTCCTGCGCGCTGGAGTCGGTCTTGGTGCCGCCGGGCTGGCGAGGCTGAAAGCTCGCCAGCAGGTCAATCCAGTTCTGATTCTGCTCGCTGCTGAAGTCAGCCTGGGCTGTGGTGGAAAAAATGATCGCGCGTCCAGGCTCGATCAGAAACGCCGCCTGGCGCTGATAGAAAGGTCGGCCATCGGTCATGTAATACGCATCGATCTGCACGCCCTCGATCGGCGCGGTGGTCGACAATGCAACGGCCTTCTTGCCCAGCAGCGTGTAGCCGCGAAGCTTGGACGCGAGCATCTTGATCTGACGCTCGACGTAGGCTTTGAGCACTTCGCCGGGCAGCAATGTGTCCCGGGAAATGGTGATGCTCAACGGCGCTGGAATACTCGCCCCCAACACAAACATGTTCACCGTGCGGTCCTGAAAACCTTGCGGCAACGCGATGCTGCCTTCCTGCAACTCATAATCCATTTTGGGTAACTTCCTTGAATCAAAAAAATTAGGCGTTCAGCGCACGGCAAGGCCGTCGAGCATGCCGTCAAAATCAACCAGCCACAGACTGAGCGCGGGCCGGGCCGGATCAATCTCGCAAGCAATGCTCAGCCATTGCGCATCGTCACGCCCGGCGACAGGCACCAGGGCACCGACAAGGCGCGCGTGACGTTCGGCATGACCGGACTTGAAATGCAGGTCCACGGACTTCGCCGCACTGCCGGCCACACTGACATCGCGCTGGCGGATGATGCGCACGTCCGGGTGGTCCTTGCGAAAGCCCTGCACCGACGTTTCGAAAAGCTGCGCCAGGGTCAGCCCCTGTTGCACATCACGACGCTTGATGGTCAGGTTGACCGGCTCGCCCTGGTGTTCGAGGGTGGTCTGGATCTCACGGAAATTGAACCCCGCCGGGAATGCCAGGCTGAAGCCACCGAAGCTGAAACTGCTGGGCGTGTCTTGCAGCGCCACCACAGGTTCGGGCTCGGGTTCCGGATCGGGTTCAATGACCGGCGCGTTCTGTAGCTCGACGCGAGCAGCTTCCTCCTGCGCGATACGCTTTTCGGAAATCCGATCGTAGAGGCTGGTTCTGATCATGGCGCCACTACCTCAGTCATTGACCCTGACCTCGGAACCGGTGATCTGGGTCGTGCCGGTACTCGTAGTAGTGATCGCCTTGCCCTTGATCTCGATGCCGTCCGGCGTGAGGGTGATGCTGCTGTCCCCCACCTGAAGAATGATGTGCTGTTTGGCACTGACCTGAATGAACTGGTTGTCGACCTGAATCGTCAGCGAGCCTTCCTGGACATTCATCACCGTGTCTTTCTTGATGGTTTCGGTGTGCGCGCCACCGACGGTGATGGTGCGGTTGCTGCCGACACTGTGGGTCTCGTCGACCTCGATCTCGGTGTCCATGTTGCGCTCGGCATGCATGATGATCTGCTCGGCGCCGGACTTGTCTTCGAAGCGGAAGAAGTTCGCCGTACCGCCGTCGCCCTTCATCGACCGCGTCAGGAACCCGCTCTGCGTCTTGTTCGCCGGCAGCGACCACGGTGGGGTGTTCTGGCTGTTGTAGAGGCTGCCCATGACCAGTGGGCGGTCGGGGTTGCCGTCGAGGAACACCACCACGACTTCATCGCCCACACGGGGAATCTGGATGCTGCCGAAACCGCCGCTGGCACCCGCCTGGGCGACGCGGACCCAGCAGGAGCTCTTGTCGTTGTGCTCGCCCTTGCGATCCCAGTGAAACTGCACCTTCACCCGGCCGAGTTCGTCGGTGAAGATTTCCTCCCCCGGCGGGCCGACGATGATCGCGGTTTGCGGGCCGGAGATGGTCGGGCGCGGGGTGGTGAGCTGAGGGCGAAAGACGATCTTTTTGCGCACGCAGGCGAAGGTGTTGTAGTAGCTCGCCTGGTGCCCGCTGAGGTAGTTGTTGTGACCTTCGCTTTCGACGCTCATCAGCAGGAACTGACGATCATCGGCGGGGCCTTGATCGTGATCGTAATGCTGCAGCAGTTCGAAGGTATAACCGGGTTTCATTGCGCGGCAGTTACTGGCGCCATGAAAGTTCTTGCCCTTGAGTTCAAGCGCTTCGACCCGCAACCGCAGCAGCGCTTCACCTTCGTCGTAGGTGCCGTGGGTGTATTGGCCGGGGAAGTCATAGATTTCGAATTCGTCGACATCGCCCTGCTTGTTCAGGCTCTTCATGGCGACCGGCAAGCGGTTGGACGGCTGGCGATAATCGAAGGTCTGGACCGCGATTTTCCCGGACTGCAACTGGCGGTTGCCGCTCCATTGGGTAATGGAGTCGGCAGTCTCGGTGACCGATGCCGTGTGGAAGCGGATCTGCGGTTGTTCAGGCAACGGCACCAACGTGCTGGAGTCGT includes these proteins:
- the tssI gene encoding type VI secretion system tip protein TssI/VgrG, translated to MLMDLAAILSPQNRRLFKFKNLANPEQQLLLESFKGTEGLSRAYNFELLLVCQDSDVELKSMMGQHVVLEIELADASPRYLAGYLTRFASIGSDGGMARYTATLNPWFSMLKNRFDTRIFQGCTVEDVVTQVFALCTAFSRHEFRLSKPLKHYTYITQYRESDFNFVQRLLEEEGMFYYFEHTAEGHTMIICDDSSTLVPLPEQPQIRFHTASVTETADSITQWSGNRQLQSGKIAVQTFDYRQPSNRLPVAMKSLNKQGDVDEFEIYDFPGQYTHGTYDEGEALLRLRVEALELKGKNFHGASNCRAMKPGYTFELLQHYDHDQGPADDRQFLLMSVESEGHNNYLSGHQASYYNTFACVRKKIVFRPQLTTPRPTISGPQTAIIVGPPGEEIFTDELGRVKVQFHWDRKGEHNDKSSCWVRVAQAGASGGFGSIQIPRVGDEVVVVFLDGNPDRPLVMGSLYNSQNTPPWSLPANKTQSGFLTRSMKGDGGTANFFRFEDKSGAEQIIMHAERNMDTEIEVDETHSVGSNRTITVGGAHTETIKKDTVMNVQEGSLTIQVDNQFIQVSAKQHIILQVGDSSITLTPDGIEIKGKAITTTSTGTTQITGSEVRVND
- a CDS encoding DUF1795 domain-containing protein, translated to MDYELQEGSIALPQGFQDRTVNMFVLGASIPAPLSITISRDTLLPGEVLKAYVERQIKMLASKLRGYTLLGKKAVALSTTAPIEGVQIDAYYMTDGRPFYQRQAAFLIEPGRAIIFSTTAQADFSSEQNQNWIDLLASFQPRQPGGTKTDSSAQE